One Pseudomonas sp. FP1742 genomic window carries:
- a CDS encoding sulfotransferase family protein: protein MERLNLKGWLPIRVWQEAGAWQVDWCWFGDSRLHQPFFRDAVEDALRLPFNQAFRRKTALSTLADWRACSPGLTPSAFIFHASRCGSTLISQMLARLDNHIVISEPPPLDVLLRSDLPAVERRAAIKGLLSAYGQCRRGVEQRLVIKLDAWNIGELPLLRECFPETPWLFLYRDPLEIAVSHLRRPGVHMVPGMIGASVLDDELAFSGREDYIARRLARLLASGLAQCQAFGGRAVNYSELPQAMAGRLATFFALDIEQRRQVFAAAGQHAKQPSQVFVDDSEGKHREASALLRERVERWAREPYEALEKDRLRILTTNPPSP, encoded by the coding sequence ATGGAGCGCCTGAACCTCAAGGGCTGGTTGCCGATTCGCGTGTGGCAAGAGGCTGGAGCATGGCAAGTCGACTGGTGCTGGTTCGGTGACTCGCGGCTGCATCAGCCGTTTTTTCGTGATGCCGTGGAGGATGCGCTGCGGCTGCCGTTCAATCAGGCGTTTCGGCGGAAAACGGCGTTGTCGACCCTCGCGGACTGGCGGGCTTGCAGTCCCGGCCTGACGCCGAGCGCTTTTATCTTTCACGCGTCCCGCTGTGGCTCGACCCTGATCAGCCAGATGCTGGCGCGACTCGACAATCACATTGTCATCAGCGAACCACCGCCACTGGACGTGTTGCTGCGCAGCGATTTGCCTGCCGTCGAGCGTCGTGCCGCGATCAAGGGGTTACTGTCGGCCTACGGACAATGTCGACGTGGTGTGGAGCAACGGTTGGTGATCAAACTCGACGCCTGGAACATCGGTGAACTGCCGTTGCTGCGTGAATGCTTCCCCGAAACGCCGTGGCTGTTTCTTTATCGCGATCCGCTGGAAATCGCTGTCTCGCATCTGCGTCGCCCGGGCGTGCACATGGTGCCGGGGATGATCGGCGCCAGTGTGCTGGATGACGAACTTGCGTTCAGCGGCCGTGAGGATTACATCGCTCGGCGATTGGCGCGGTTGCTGGCGTCGGGGTTGGCGCAATGCCAGGCGTTTGGTGGCCGGGCGGTGAATTACAGCGAATTGCCGCAGGCCATGGCGGGGCGGTTGGCAACGTTCTTTGCTTTGGACATCGAGCAGCGCCGGCAGGTGTTTGCGGCGGCGGGGCAACATGCCAAGCAACCGTCGCAGGTGTTTGTCGACGACAGCGAAGGCAAGCATCGCGAAGCCTCGGCGTTGCTTCGTGAGCGGGTGGAACGCTGGGCGCGGGAACCGTATGAGGCGTTGGAAAAAGATCGGCTCAGGATTTTGACGACAAATCCGCCATCCCCTTGA
- a CDS encoding slipin family protein translates to MGLQLGFAALLLLLIALAGSTFRILREYERGVVFQLGRFWQVKGPGLILLIPAVQQMVRVDLRTVVLDIPPQDVITRDNVSVKVNAVLYFRVLDPQKAIIQVEDFLMATSQLAQTTLRAVLGKHELDELLAERERLNVDVQQVLDAQTDAWGIKVATVEIKHVDLNESMIRAIAKQAEAERERRAKVIHAEGELQASEKLMQAAEMLGRQPGAMQLRYMQTLSAIAGDKSSTIVFPLPIELLKGMADLSSKS, encoded by the coding sequence ATGGGTCTGCAATTGGGTTTTGCCGCGCTGCTGTTATTGCTGATTGCACTGGCGGGGTCGACTTTCCGCATTCTGCGCGAATACGAACGCGGCGTGGTGTTCCAGCTCGGACGCTTCTGGCAGGTCAAGGGCCCGGGTCTGATCCTGCTGATTCCGGCGGTTCAACAAATGGTTCGTGTCGATCTGCGGACCGTGGTGCTCGACATACCGCCGCAAGACGTGATCACCCGCGACAACGTCTCGGTCAAGGTCAATGCAGTGCTGTATTTTCGCGTGCTCGATCCGCAAAAGGCGATCATTCAGGTCGAAGACTTTCTCATGGCCACCAGCCAACTGGCCCAGACCACATTGCGGGCGGTGCTCGGTAAACATGAACTCGATGAGTTGCTGGCCGAACGGGAACGACTGAACGTCGACGTCCAGCAAGTGCTCGATGCCCAGACCGATGCCTGGGGCATCAAGGTGGCCACCGTCGAGATCAAGCACGTAGACCTCAACGAATCGATGATTCGCGCCATCGCCAAACAGGCCGAAGCCGAACGGGAACGCCGGGCCAAGGTGATCCACGCCGAAGGCGAATTGCAGGCCTCGGAAAAACTCATGCAGGCTGCCGAAATGCTCGGGCGCCAGCCGGGAGCCATGCAGCTGCGTTACATGCAGACGCTGAGTGCGATCGCGGGGGACAAGAGTTCAACCATCGTCTTCCCGCTGCCGATCGAGTTACTCAAGGGGATGGCGGATTTGTCGTCAAAATCCTGA